Below is a genomic region from Tepidisphaeraceae bacterium.
GGTGGAGGCGGCGGCGGCACCTCGCTCACGTTCAATGCACGCGGCAGCGGTGGCGATGCGCTGCTGATCCTTAACTCTACATTGGTAACCATCGATGGCGGCACCTTCACCGCCGGCACCGGCCGCTTCTCGGGTTACGACTTCTACATCACCAACCAGAGCCCGGTCACGCTCATCGGCGACTTTCCCGACGCGCCGACCGTGATCACCTCCATCGGTAACCCAGGCAACGCGGCGAGCATCGGCCAGATCACCGGACGCCTGGCCAACAACACCGAAGTCGCGACTTATCGCTATTACCTTGAAGGCACGATCAACGTCCAGCCCGTCCCCGAACCCGCCAGCCTCGGCCTGCTCAGCCTCGCCGGCCTGACGCTGCTCCGCCGCCGCCGCTCTATCTGATCGCCTACTCCCGCCAGTTCGGCGGATGAATTGCAAACGTCATAGGAACGTAAATGAATCGATTGAATCTCTCCCTGTTCGGTGCGGCGGCTACCGTCGTCGCGTTGGCCGCCCCTTCGGCGAACGCCTCGTTCGTGAGCAACAGTCCCGACCCGTTTCTCGGCGCCGACTTCGTGTCGGCCGGCGGGCCGGTGGCGACTCCGTTCGGGTTCGCGACGTACTCGATCACCAACATCGCCCAGACGAGCACGAGCGTCATCGAGGGCGGCATCCGCTTGAACTACACCGCGTCGCCGGTGCTGACGTTCTACGCCACCCCGACGTCGACCGTCCCCGTCGGTTCGGCGACGCTCGACGGCGAATTCTCGGTCCGCGTGTTCGGCCGGACTAACGCCTTCCAGACGGGCAACTTCCTGTTCGGGTTCAACTCATCGACCGCCAGCGGCACGGTCAACACCCCGTCCGGCCCGATGCCCGTCTCGGTACAGCTGCAACCGATCTTGGGCAACTACCCCAACACCGGTGGCCAAACGTCGATCACGCCAGGGCCCGGCCTCGGCCAGTTCACCATCGAGACCAGCACCACGCAGTACAGTGAATTCAGCGTCGACGGCGGCGCCACCTTCGAGCCCCTCGCGGACCCGATCCAAACCACCGGCGTCCCGGTGCCCGAGCCAACCTCGCTGGCAATGCTCGCCTTGGCTGGCGTCGCCGGCCTGCGTCGTCGCCGGCGCTAACAACCGCGTCGGGATTGCACCCCGTGGCTGACCCACTTCGGAGTGAGGGTGGGGCGGGCTAACGCGTCCCGTGCGCCGCGGCTCGTTGGCGGGCGTGCCGCGACAGCGTCCACGTCGCCGCCCGCTGCAGGCCCACGAGTAAGGGCTGTGATGGCCACGGCGACGCCGAACAGGCCGACGCTGCTCTCGTCGCCGGCCCGGAACGCGAAGGCGAGGGCGGTCGAGACGGCCAGCGGGTGCGCCGCGTCCAACGCAATCATCAACACAATCGTCACGACCAACGCCGACGCGGATAA
It encodes:
- a CDS encoding PEP-CTERM sorting domain-containing protein, producing the protein MNRLNLSLFGAAATVVALAAPSANASFVSNSPDPFLGADFVSAGGPVATPFGFATYSITNIAQTSTSVIEGGIRLNYTASPVLTFYATPTSTVPVGSATLDGEFSVRVFGRTNAFQTGNFLFGFNSSTASGTVNTPSGPMPVSVQLQPILGNYPNTGGQTSITPGPGLGQFTIETSTTQYSEFSVDGGATFEPLADPIQTTGVPVPEPTSLAMLALAGVAGLRRRRR
- a CDS encoding PEP-CTERM sorting domain-containing protein (PEP-CTERM proteins occur, often in large numbers, in the proteomes of bacteria that also encode an exosortase, a predicted intramembrane cysteine proteinase. The presence of a PEP-CTERM domain at a protein's C-terminus predicts cleavage within the sorting domain, followed by covalent anchoring to some some component of the (usually Gram-negative) cell surface. Many PEP-CTERM proteins exhibit an unusual sequence composition that includes large numbers of potential glycosylation sites. Expression of one such protein has been shown restore the ability of a bacterium to form floc, a type of biofilm.), encoding MSKSNSTFIVPVTAALCGLAIAGSASAETISSGTYQGTNGANTGTFGTAGSAGYEINDPGVPDANVITGGTFIGGDGGTGSSFGASGGPGLRVIGFGSQATISGGSFIGGGGGGTSLTFNARGSGGDALLILNSTLVTIDGGTFTAGTGRFSGYDFYITNQSPVTLIGDFPDAPTVITSIGNPGNAASIGQITGRLANNTEVATYRYYLEGTINVQPVPEPASLGLLSLAGLTLLRRRRSI